GAGCGCTTCGTCCGCCACGCGGAAGACGACGACGGCGTCGCCCTCACGGCGCACGAAGAAGGCGTACATGTACTCGACGTTGATCCCGGACTCCTCGAGCAGCTTGAGCACGCCGCCGAGGCCGCCGGGACGGTCGGGGATCTGCAGGGCGATGACCGCCGTGGAGCCGACCGAGAAGCCACCGTCCTGGAGCACGCTGGTGGCGCGCGCGGGGTCATTGACGATCAGGCGCAGGATGCCGAAGTCCGAAGTGTCCGCGATGCACAGGGCGCGGATGTTGATGTCGTTTGCGCCGAGGGTACTGCAGACCTCGGCGAGGCGGCCGGACTTGTTCTCCAGGAACACCGAGACTTGCTGAACGATCTTGGGGGTGTTGGACATCATGTACTCTCCCTCTGCGTGGTCGCGGCCGGTGACCGCTCCTACACCTGCCACCATGCGAATGGGTTCTGCTGTACGGCTATGGCTCACTACGCCTTGTCACGTAGGTCAATGACGCGCTTGGCCTTGCCGACGCTACGCTCGATGGTCTTGGGCTCCAC
The DNA window shown above is from bacterium and carries:
- a CDS encoding amino acid-binding protein, giving the protein MSNTPKIVQQVSVFLENKSGRLAEVCSTLGANDINIRALCIADTSDFGILRLIVNDPARATSVLQDGGFSVGSTAVIALQIPDRPGGLGGVLKLLEESGINVEYMYAFFVRREGDAVVVFRVADEALDQTIAAMQAADIPILPAEEVYAL